Proteins from one Oscillatoria nigro-viridis PCC 7112 genomic window:
- a CDS encoding magnesium chelatase subunit H, which translates to MFTHVKPTIRHVVPENLQGRSLMKVVYVVLEPQYQSALSAAVRSINQKNPNLAIEISGYLIEELRSPENYEAFKRDVADANVFIASLIFIEDLAEKVVAAVEPLRDSLDVAVVFPSMPGVMRLNKMGSFSMAQLGQSKSAIGEFMKKRKEKSGSSFQDGMLKLLQTLPKVLKYLPIDKAQDARNFMLSFQYWLGGSQENLENFLLMLSHKYVFKGQEQLTFEEPVVYPDMGIWHPLAPSMFEDVKGYLTWYNARKDISADLKDPLAPCIGLVLQRTHLVTGDDAHYVAMVQELEAMGARVVPIFAGGLDFSKPVETFFLEVGTKGVAPLPIVDAVVSLTGFALVGGPAKQDHPKAIESLKKLNCPYMVALPLVFQTTEEWENSDLGLHPIQVALQIAIPELDGAIEPIILSGRDGATGKAIALQDRIEAISQRAMKWAMLRRKPKLDKKVAITVFSFPPDKGNVGTAAYLDVFGSIYQVLKALKGNGYDLPELPDSAEKLMQEVIHDATAQYQTPELNVAYRMSVAEYEEFTPYSERLQENWGPPPGHLNSDGQNLLIFGKHFGNVFIGVQPTFGYEGDPMRLLFSRSASPHHGFAAYYTYLERIWGADAVLHFGTHGSLEFMPGKQMGMSGECYPDSLIGKIPNIYYYAANNPSEATIAKRRSYAETISYLTPPAENAGLYKGLQELSELIASYQTLKETGRGVPIVDAIVEKCRLVNLDKDIALPPEQERGVAAGMTAEERDNLVGLVYRKLMEIESRLLPCGLHVIGKPPTAEEAIATLVNIANLDREEDGLIGLPRIIANSLGRDIGEIYTNSDKGILSDVELLQNITLACRDAVGALVKEQTDAEGRVSLVSKLNFFNMGKKTPWIEALHAAGYKKIDPEPIKPLFEYLEFCLQQVCADNELGALLRALEGEYVLPGPGGDPIRNPDVLPTGKNMHALDPQSIPTTGAVKSAKVVVDRLLERQRVDNGGNYPETIAVVLWGTDNIKTYGESLAQVMWMVGVKPVPDALGRVNKLELLSLEELGRPRIDVVINCSGVFRDLFINQMNLLDKAVKMAAEADEPLEMNFVRKHALKQAEEMGINLRQAATRVFSNASGSYSSNINLAVENSTWESEAELQEMYLTRKSFAFSSDNPGTMEQDRKIFESSLKTAEVTFQNLDSAEISLTDVSHYFDSDPTKLIGSLRADGKQPTSFVADTTTANAQVRTLSETVRLDSRTKLLNPKWYEGMLSHGYEGVREISKRLVNTTGWSATAGAVDNWVYEDVNTTFIQDEEMQKRLLNLNPHSFRKIVSTLLEVNGRGYWETSENNLDRLRELYQEVEDRIEGVE; encoded by the coding sequence ATGTTCACTCACGTCAAGCCCACCATTCGCCACGTTGTGCCGGAAAACTTGCAGGGGCGATCGCTCATGAAGGTGGTCTATGTCGTACTGGAACCGCAGTATCAAAGCGCCCTGTCGGCAGCGGTTCGATCGATAAACCAGAAAAATCCGAATTTGGCAATAGAAATCAGCGGCTACCTGATCGAGGAACTCCGCAGCCCGGAAAATTACGAGGCCTTCAAGCGGGATGTGGCGGATGCCAATGTATTTATTGCTTCTCTAATTTTCATCGAAGATTTAGCCGAAAAAGTGGTAGCGGCAGTTGAACCGCTGCGCGACAGCTTGGATGTCGCCGTCGTCTTCCCGTCGATGCCAGGGGTGATGCGGCTCAATAAAATGGGCAGTTTCTCGATGGCACAGTTGGGACAAAGCAAAAGTGCGATCGGCGAATTCATGAAAAAACGGAAGGAAAAATCCGGGAGTTCCTTCCAAGACGGAATGCTGAAACTGCTGCAAACTTTGCCGAAAGTGCTGAAATATTTGCCGATCGACAAAGCCCAAGATGCGCGAAACTTCATGCTGAGTTTCCAGTATTGGCTGGGCGGTTCCCAAGAAAACTTGGAAAACTTCTTGCTGATGCTGTCACATAAATATGTTTTCAAAGGACAGGAACAGTTAACTTTTGAAGAGCCCGTTGTCTACCCGGACATGGGAATTTGGCATCCTTTGGCACCGTCAATGTTTGAGGATGTCAAAGGATACCTCACCTGGTACAACGCCCGCAAAGATATTTCGGCAGACCTCAAAGACCCCCTCGCACCTTGCATTGGCTTGGTGTTGCAGCGGACTCACTTAGTCACGGGAGATGACGCGCACTATGTAGCAATGGTGCAGGAATTGGAGGCAATGGGGGCGCGGGTGGTGCCGATTTTTGCCGGCGGTTTGGACTTCTCGAAACCCGTCGAAACTTTTTTCTTGGAAGTTGGGACCAAAGGTGTTGCACCGCTGCCTATCGTTGATGCGGTCGTTTCTCTGACTGGTTTTGCGCTGGTGGGCGGCCCGGCGAAACAAGATCACCCGAAGGCGATCGAATCTTTGAAAAAATTAAATTGCCCTTACATGGTGGCTTTGCCGCTGGTTTTCCAAACGACGGAAGAGTGGGAAAATAGCGATTTAGGCTTGCACCCGATTCAAGTTGCTTTGCAAATTGCCATTCCCGAGTTGGATGGCGCGATCGAACCGATTATTTTGTCGGGACGTGATGGCGCAACTGGCAAGGCGATCGCCCTACAAGACCGGATCGAAGCAATTTCCCAGCGCGCCATGAAATGGGCAATGCTGCGCCGCAAACCAAAATTAGATAAAAAAGTTGCGATCACAGTTTTCAGTTTCCCGCCGGACAAAGGCAACGTCGGAACTGCCGCTTATTTGGACGTTTTCGGCTCGATTTACCAAGTATTGAAAGCCTTAAAAGGCAACGGTTACGACTTGCCAGAATTGCCGGATTCCGCCGAAAAACTGATGCAAGAAGTCATCCACGACGCAACAGCCCAATACCAAACTCCGGAATTAAATGTTGCTTACCGGATGTCGGTAGCTGAATACGAAGAATTCACTCCTTACTCGGAACGCTTGCAAGAAAATTGGGGCCCGCCTCCGGGACATTTGAACAGCGACGGACAAAATTTGCTGATTTTCGGCAAACATTTTGGCAATGTGTTTATCGGAGTGCAACCTACTTTTGGATACGAAGGCGATCCGATGCGGTTGTTATTCTCTCGTTCCGCCAGCCCGCACCACGGTTTTGCTGCTTACTATACATATTTGGAGCGCATTTGGGGTGCGGATGCGGTGCTGCACTTTGGCACTCACGGTTCGCTAGAATTCATGCCTGGTAAGCAGATGGGAATGTCTGGGGAATGTTATCCCGACAGTTTGATCGGCAAAATTCCCAATATCTATTATTACGCCGCCAACAATCCCAGCGAGGCAACAATTGCTAAGCGCCGCAGTTATGCTGAAACAATCAGCTATCTGACTCCTCCGGCTGAAAATGCTGGTTTGTACAAAGGTTTGCAGGAACTCAGCGAGTTAATTGCTTCTTATCAAACTTTGAAAGAGACTGGGCGGGGTGTGCCGATTGTTGATGCGATCGTCGAAAAATGCCGTTTGGTGAATTTGGATAAAGATATCGCCCTACCTCCCGAACAAGAAAGAGGGGTTGCTGCGGGAATGACTGCGGAGGAACGGGACAATTTAGTTGGCTTGGTTTACCGCAAGTTGATGGAAATTGAGTCGCGGTTGTTACCTTGCGGTTTGCACGTTATCGGTAAGCCGCCGACTGCGGAAGAGGCGATCGCAACTTTGGTGAATATCGCCAATTTAGACCGCGAAGAAGACGGGCTGATCGGCTTGCCGCGGATTATCGCTAACAGTCTCGGACGCGATATCGGCGAAATTTATACCAATAGCGACAAAGGCATTTTAAGTGATGTCGAATTGCTGCAAAACATCACCTTGGCCTGTCGGGATGCCGTTGGCGCTTTGGTGAAGGAACAAACCGATGCTGAGGGCAGAGTTTCCCTTGTTTCTAAGTTGAATTTCTTCAACATGGGCAAGAAAACACCTTGGATTGAAGCTTTGCACGCCGCCGGTTACAAAAAAATCGATCCAGAACCGATTAAACCGCTGTTTGAGTATCTGGAATTCTGCTTGCAGCAAGTTTGTGCCGACAACGAATTAGGCGCACTGTTGCGGGCGTTAGAAGGCGAGTATGTTCTGCCCGGCCCCGGTGGCGATCCGATTCGCAACCCGGATGTTTTGCCGACTGGCAAGAATATGCACGCTTTAGACCCGCAGTCAATCCCTACAACGGGGGCGGTTAAGTCTGCTAAGGTTGTAGTCGATCGGCTGTTAGAAAGACAGCGCGTTGATAACGGCGGAAATTACCCAGAAACGATCGCCGTTGTGTTGTGGGGAACCGACAACATCAAGACTTACGGCGAATCCCTCGCCCAAGTAATGTGGATGGTGGGAGTGAAGCCAGTTCCCGACGCTTTGGGCCGGGTAAACAAACTCGAATTGCTTTCTTTAGAAGAGTTGGGACGCCCTCGGATCGACGTAGTAATTAACTGTTCCGGCGTATTCCGCGACTTGTTCATCAACCAAATGAATTTGTTAGATAAAGCCGTGAAAATGGCAGCGGAAGCCGACGAACCGTTAGAAATGAACTTCGTTCGCAAACACGCATTGAAGCAAGCGGAAGAAATGGGAATCAACCTGCGGCAAGCAGCAACCCGGGTATTTTCCAATGCCTCTGGTTCCTATTCATCTAACATCAACTTGGCGGTGGAAAACAGCACTTGGGAAAGCGAAGCCGAGTTGCAGGAAATGTACTTAACTCGCAAATCCTTCGCCTTTTCTTCCGACAATCCGGGAACAATGGAACAAGACCGGAAGATTTTTGAATCATCCTTGAAAACTGCGGAAGTCACCTTCCAAAACTTGGATTCTGCCGAGATTTCCCTAACCGACGTGTCGCACTATTTCGACTCCGATCCGACTAAATTGATCGGCAGTTTGCGCGCAGATGGGAAGCAACCGACATCCTTTGTTGCTGATACAACCACAGCTAACGCGCAGGTGCGGACGCTATCAGAAACCGTGCGTTTAGATTCGCGGACTAAGCTGCTGAATCCGAAGTGGTATGAGGGGATGTTGTCGCACGGTTATGAAGGTGTGCGGGAGATTTCTAAGCGTCTGGTGAATACGACTGGATGGAGTGCGACGGCGGGCGCTGTGGATAATTGGGTGTATGAGGATGTCAACACTACGTTTATCCAAGATGAGGAGATGCAGAAGCGTTTGCTTAACTTAAATCCTCATTCTTTCCGCAAGATTGTCAGCACTTTGCTTGAGGTGAACGGCCGGGGTTATTGGGAGACTTCGGAGAACAATTTGGATCGTCTGCGTGAACTTTATCAGGAGGTGGAAGACCGGATTGAGGGAGTAGAATAG
- a CDS encoding BrnA antitoxin family protein encodes MTISRKRLEELENIPESAIDTSDIPELDANFWAKAKLVTPLTKQAISLRVDSDVLDWFKSQGKGYQSLMNAVLRSYVEHHIKNNHEV; translated from the coding sequence ATGACTATCTCGCGAAAACGACTTGAAGAATTAGAGAATATTCCAGAATCTGCGATCGATACATCTGATATTCCTGAATTAGATGCGAATTTTTGGGCAAAAGCAAAACTCGTAACACCACTGACAAAACAAGCTATTTCTTTAAGAGTTGATAGCGATGTATTAGATTGGTTTAAAAGCCAAGGAAAAGGTTATCAATCTCTAATGAATGCTGTGCTGCGCTCTTATGTTGAACATCACATAAAGAACAATCATGAAGTATGA
- a CDS encoding type II toxin-antitoxin system HicB family antitoxin, which yields MKYELILYWSEEDQAFIAQLPELLGCAADGETYQEAAKSRDYYAGVDRNG from the coding sequence ATGAAGTATGAACTAATCCTTTACTGGAGTGAGGAAGACCAGGCATTTATTGCCCAACTACCTGAATTGCTCGGATGTGCTGCAGATGGCGAAACTTATCAAGAAGCAGCAAAATCTAGAGATTATTATGCAGGAGTGGATAGAAACGGCTAA
- a CDS encoding type II toxin-antitoxin system VapC family toxin, translating into MINKYLLDTNILIYYFYDEAEVQPIFDEIEAGDAEAFYSPISWVELLCYPALTEEQANELREFLRLIKCVSLTESVLDRAAQIRRDYRLKLGDGVIAACALVEGCVLVTRNAKDFKRVDGLTILNPFD; encoded by the coding sequence ATGATTAATAAATATCTTCTCGATACCAACATTCTGATTTACTACTTCTATGACGAGGCGGAGGTTCAGCCTATATTTGATGAGATTGAAGCTGGAGATGCAGAGGCATTTTACTCTCCGATTAGTTGGGTAGAGTTACTTTGTTACCCGGCCTTGACAGAAGAACAAGCGAATGAGTTGCGAGAATTTTTGAGGCTTATTAAGTGCGTATCATTAACAGAATCAGTTTTAGATCGGGCAGCCCAAATTCGTAGAGATTATCGCTTGAAATTAGGTGATGGTGTAATTGCAGCCTGTGCTTTAGTTGAGGGATGTGTCTTGGTAACTCGCAATGCTAAGGATTTTAAGCGCGTTGATGGGTTAACTATATTGAATCCATTTGATTAG
- a CDS encoding type II toxin-antitoxin system RelE family toxin, giving the protein MTDYILLKAAERYLSRMQPDDQVRIVKALDTLVSDDRGLDIKQLKGRPELRLRVGKYRILFVEDRENQVYVVTAINSRGDVYK; this is encoded by the coding sequence TTGACTGACTACATTCTCCTGAAAGCAGCAGAACGCTATTTATCGCGAATGCAACCGGATGACCAAGTACGAATTGTCAAGGCTTTAGATACTTTAGTAAGTGACGATAGAGGGCTTGATATTAAGCAACTTAAAGGTCGTCCTGAATTAAGGCTGCGAGTGGGTAAATATCGGATACTTTTTGTAGAAGACAGGGAAAATCAAGTATATGTTGTGACTGCGATTAATTCTAGGGGGGATGTTTACAAATAA
- a CDS encoding ParE family toxin-like protein, with product MHYTTRKFWDCYNALPSNVQATADQCYELLKADPSHPSLHFKKVGNYCSVRAGQAYRALGIEIKTGILWFWIGTHAEYDRLIGK from the coding sequence ATGCACTACACTACTCGAAAGTTTTGGGATTGTTACAATGCTTTGCCATCAAATGTACAAGCTACAGCAGATCAGTGTTATGAGTTGTTGAAGGCAGATCCGTCTCATCCTTCTCTGCATTTTAAGAAGGTTGGTAATTATTGCTCTGTAAGGGCCGGACAAGCTTATCGGGCGTTGGGTATTGAAATTAAAACAGGTATTTTGTGGTTTTGGATTGGTACTCACGCAGAGTACGATCGGCTGATAGGAAAGTAA
- a CDS encoding type II toxin-antitoxin system RelE family toxin, whose protein sequence is MSYSVELTAEALVNQERLTQAVQERIGNKINWLAENFEQITPMPLSANLAGFFKLRVGDYRVIYSFDDDLNVITIHQIGHRREIYD, encoded by the coding sequence ATGAGCTATTCGGTTGAGTTGACAGCAGAAGCTCTGGTTAACCAAGAAAGATTGACTCAGGCTGTGCAGGAGCGTATAGGTAATAAAATCAATTGGTTGGCTGAAAATTTTGAACAAATAACTCCTATGCCGTTGTCGGCTAATCTGGCAGGTTTCTTTAAGTTAAGAGTGGGTGATTATCGGGTAATTTATTCTTTTGATGATGATTTAAATGTGATTACTATTCACCAGATTGGACACCGGAGAGAAATTTATGATTAA